A part of Winslowiella toletana genomic DNA contains:
- the flgE gene encoding flagellar hook protein FlgE: MAFSQAVSGLNAASSNLDVIGNNIANSATSGFKSSTVAFADMFAGSNVGMGVKVAGVIQNFNDGTATTTSRGLDVAINKQGFFRLTDTAGAVYYSRNGQFTLDENRNIVNTQGLKVTGYPASGSPMAVQTGASPVALTIPTTQMTAKATSTASLVANLNSSDSVPTNATFSTTDADSYNAKTTVTAYDSLGNTHQIDLYFVKDATDNSWTVHPVDASTGDAAADFTMTFSSATGELLTPTTAQPIAMTSLNGADASSFNLSMTGSMQQNTGADTFGNPTQDGYAPGDLTSYSISDDGTIVGSYSNNRTQVLGQIALANFANPEGLSSAGDNVWQETTSSGQPLIGVAGTGNLGTLTSGALESSNVDLSKELVNMIVAQRNYQSNAQTIKTQDQILNTLVNLR; the protein is encoded by the coding sequence ATGGCATTTTCACAAGCAGTAAGCGGCTTAAACGCGGCTTCCAGCAACCTTGACGTTATTGGTAACAATATCGCCAACTCAGCAACCTCAGGCTTTAAATCCAGCACCGTCGCTTTTGCCGATATGTTCGCCGGTTCTAACGTTGGTATGGGCGTAAAAGTCGCCGGCGTTATCCAGAACTTTAACGATGGCACCGCGACAACTACCAGCCGTGGCCTCGACGTGGCGATCAATAAACAAGGTTTTTTCCGTTTAACCGACACCGCTGGCGCGGTCTACTACAGCCGCAACGGTCAGTTTACGCTTGATGAGAACCGTAACATTGTTAACACCCAGGGCTTAAAAGTGACCGGCTATCCGGCATCCGGCAGCCCGATGGCGGTTCAGACTGGCGCCTCACCGGTTGCCCTGACGATCCCAACCACCCAGATGACGGCGAAAGCGACCTCGACAGCCTCTCTGGTGGCCAACCTGAACTCATCAGACTCTGTACCGACCAATGCTACTTTCTCCACCACTGATGCAGACAGCTATAACGCCAAAACCACTGTCACTGCCTATGACTCATTAGGTAACACCCATCAGATCGATCTCTACTTTGTCAAAGATGCTACCGATAACTCATGGACGGTTCATCCGGTTGATGCCAGCACCGGCGATGCTGCTGCTGACTTTACGATGACATTCAGCAGCGCCACCGGCGAATTGCTCACCCCAACCACCGCGCAGCCGATCGCGATGACATCATTAAATGGTGCCGATGCATCAAGTTTTAATTTGTCGATGACCGGCAGTATGCAGCAGAACACGGGCGCCGATACCTTTGGCAACCCGACGCAGGATGGTTATGCACCGGGCGACCTCACTTCATACTCAATCAGTGATGACGGTACTATCGTTGGTAGTTATTCCAACAACCGTACTCAGGTACTGGGACAGATTGCTTTAGCTAACTTTGCTAACCCGGAAGGTCTCTCTTCCGCAGGCGATAACGTCTGGCAGGAAACCACCTCTTCCGGTCAGCCGCTGATTGGCGTGGCAGGCACCGGTAACCTCGGCACCCTGACTTCCGGCGCGCTGGAATCTTCCAACGTCGATCTGAGTAAAGAGCTGGTCAATATGATCGTTGCTCAGCGTAACTATCAGTCGAATGCGCAGACCATTAAAACCCAGGACCAGATCCTTAACACCCTGGTTAACTTGCGTTAA
- a CDS encoding flagellar protein FlhE yields MTNSSRCLLLLSLLSCGVSAAAANSGSSMAILHGAMSVGVANNIYKNNFVLNSAPLPQATVTKVFWNYSLGQSQIPAGGTLQVYLCQGSTSSCVDISSEQQGATSYFFGKVAQMPFYLYYRVNGRVPMRYVQGNGDTQLSINWEVK; encoded by the coding sequence ATGACTAACTCTTCTCGTTGCCTCTTACTGCTGTCGCTGTTGTCCTGCGGAGTGAGCGCGGCGGCGGCAAATAGCGGCTCCAGCATGGCGATACTGCACGGTGCGATGAGCGTCGGCGTCGCGAACAATATTTATAAGAATAACTTTGTGTTAAACAGTGCGCCATTGCCGCAGGCAACGGTCACCAAAGTGTTCTGGAATTACTCGCTGGGCCAGAGTCAGATCCCCGCCGGCGGCACTTTGCAGGTCTATCTGTGTCAGGGATCGACCAGCAGCTGTGTTGATATCTCCAGCGAGCAGCAGGGCGCTACCAGTTATTTCTTCGGTAAGGTGGCGCAGATGCCGTTTTATCTCTACTACCGGGTGAATGGCCGCGTACCGATGCGTTATGTGCAGGGCAACGGCGATACGCAGTTAAGCATTAACTGGGAAGTAAAATAG
- the mutS gene encoding DNA mismatch repair protein MutS, with protein MTTTDKLDAHTPMMQQYFRLKAEHPDILLFYRMGDFYELFFDDARRASQLLEISLTKRGASAGEPIPMAGVPYHAVENYLAKLVQLGESVAICEQVGDPALSKGPVERKVVRIVTPGTISDEALLQERQDNLLAAIWQGSRGFGYATLDISSGRFRLAEPTDKETMAAELQRTNPAELLYPEDFAAMELIDNRRGMRRRPLWEFEPDTARQQLNMQFGTRDLSGFGVEQAHMALRAAGCLLQYVKDTQRTSLPHIRSLTMERQQDGIIMDAATRRNLEITQNLAGGIENTLASVLDRTVTPMGSRMLKRWLHMPVRDAVTINHRQESIQALQETGAELQPALRQVGDLERILARLALRTARPRDLARMRHAFQQLPDLRAQLESSKVSHLQTLREQMGEFNELRDLLERAIKDAPPVLVRDGGVIAAGYNAELDEWRALADGATDYLDRLEIREREKLGLDTLKVGFNAVHGYYIQVSRGQSHLVPINYVRRQTLKNAERYIIPELKEYEDKVLTSKGKALALEKSLYDELFDLLLPHLEALQLSAGALAELDVLANLAERAWTLNYSRPVLSDKIGIKLTGGRHPVVEQVLKEPFIANPLTLAPQRRMLVITGPNMGGKSTYMRQTALIALMAYIGSFVPAEQAVIGPIDRIFTRVGAADDLASGRSTFMVEMTETANILHNATEYSLVLMDEIGRGTSTYDGLSLAWACAESLANRIKAMTLFATHYFELTTLPEKMEGVVNVHLDAIEHGDTIAFMHSVQEGAASKSYGLAVALLAGVPKDVIKRARQKLKELEALSGSAAASSADGAQLPLLVEETSPAVEALEALDPDSLSPRQALEWIYRLKALV; from the coding sequence ATGACCACTACAGATAAGCTCGACGCCCATACGCCGATGATGCAGCAGTACTTTCGCCTGAAAGCGGAGCATCCCGACATCCTGTTGTTTTACCGTATGGGTGACTTCTACGAACTGTTTTTTGACGACGCCAGACGCGCCTCGCAGCTGCTGGAGATATCGCTGACCAAACGTGGCGCTTCAGCAGGCGAACCGATTCCGATGGCTGGCGTCCCCTATCATGCGGTAGAGAACTACCTCGCCAAACTGGTGCAGCTCGGTGAGTCGGTGGCTATCTGTGAACAAGTCGGCGATCCGGCGTTAAGTAAAGGCCCGGTTGAACGCAAGGTGGTGCGAATTGTTACCCCCGGCACCATCAGCGATGAAGCGCTGCTGCAGGAGCGCCAGGACAATCTGCTGGCCGCGATCTGGCAAGGTTCACGCGGTTTTGGCTACGCCACCCTTGATATCAGCTCCGGCCGTTTCCGTCTGGCGGAGCCGACCGATAAAGAGACCATGGCGGCGGAACTGCAACGCACCAATCCCGCCGAGCTGCTCTATCCGGAAGATTTTGCAGCGATGGAGCTGATCGATAATCGTCGCGGCATGCGCCGCAGGCCGCTATGGGAATTTGAACCCGATACGGCGCGCCAGCAGCTGAATATGCAGTTTGGCACCCGCGACCTGAGCGGCTTTGGCGTGGAGCAGGCGCATATGGCGCTGCGCGCGGCAGGCTGTCTGCTGCAATATGTCAAAGATACTCAGCGCACTTCCCTGCCGCATATCCGTTCGCTGACCATGGAGCGTCAGCAGGATGGCATCATTATGGATGCGGCGACTCGCCGCAATCTGGAGATCACCCAGAATCTTGCGGGCGGTATTGAAAATACCCTCGCCTCGGTGCTGGATCGCACCGTTACGCCAATGGGCAGCCGTATGCTGAAACGCTGGCTGCATATGCCGGTACGTGATGCGGTAACTATCAATCATCGCCAGGAGAGTATTCAGGCGTTGCAGGAGACCGGGGCAGAACTGCAACCGGCGCTGCGCCAGGTAGGTGATCTGGAACGTATTCTGGCCCGTCTGGCGCTGCGTACCGCGCGACCACGGGATTTGGCGCGCATGCGCCACGCCTTCCAGCAGCTGCCGGATCTGCGCGCGCAGCTGGAGTCCAGCAAAGTGTCGCATCTGCAAACCCTGCGCGAGCAGATGGGTGAGTTTAATGAGCTGCGCGACCTGCTGGAGCGGGCGATTAAAGATGCGCCGCCGGTGCTGGTGCGTGACGGCGGCGTGATTGCCGCGGGTTACAACGCCGAGCTGGATGAGTGGCGCGCGCTGGCCGACGGCGCGACGGATTACCTCGATCGCCTGGAGATCCGTGAGCGCGAGAAGCTGGGTCTGGATACGCTAAAAGTCGGCTTTAATGCGGTACATGGCTACTATATTCAGGTCAGTCGTGGACAGAGTCATCTGGTGCCAATCAACTATGTACGCCGCCAGACGCTAAAAAATGCCGAGCGCTATATCATTCCGGAACTGAAAGAGTACGAAGACAAAGTCCTGACCTCAAAAGGTAAAGCGCTGGCGCTGGAAAAAAGCCTGTACGACGAGCTGTTCGATCTGCTGCTGCCCCATCTGGAAGCGTTGCAGCTGAGTGCTGGCGCGCTGGCGGAACTCGATGTGTTAGCCAACCTCGCCGAACGCGCATGGACGCTGAATTACTCGCGCCCGGTGCTCAGCGATAAAATCGGCATCAAACTGACCGGCGGCCGTCATCCGGTAGTAGAGCAGGTTCTGAAAGAGCCATTTATCGCTAACCCGCTAACCCTTGCGCCACAACGTCGTATGCTGGTGATTACCGGTCCGAATATGGGCGGTAAAAGCACCTATATGCGGCAGACCGCGCTGATTGCGCTGATGGCCTATATCGGCAGTTTTGTCCCGGCGGAACAGGCGGTTATCGGCCCTATCGACCGTATTTTCACCCGCGTCGGCGCGGCGGATGACCTTGCCTCAGGCCGTTCCACCTTTATGGTTGAGATGACCGAAACCGCCAATATTCTGCATAACGCGACGGAATATAGCCTGGTGCTGATGGATGAAATTGGCCGTGGCACCTCAACCTATGACGGACTCTCACTGGCCTGGGCCTGTGCGGAAAGCCTGGCGAACCGCATCAAAGCGATGACGCTATTTGCCACCCACTATTTCGAACTGACGACGCTGCCGGAAAAAATGGAAGGGGTGGTGAATGTCCATCTGGATGCAATTGAACATGGCGATACCATCGCCTTTATGCACAGCGTACAGGAAGGCGCCGCCAGTAAAAGTTATGGTCTGGCTGTCGCCTTGCTGGCGGGTGTACCAAAGGATGTGATCAAACGCGCGCGGCAAAAGCTGAAAGAACTGGAAGCGTTATCAGGCAGTGCAGCTGCATCCAGCGCCGATGGCGCACAGTTGCCATTGCTGGTGGAAGAGACTTCGCCTGCGGTAGAAGCGCTTGAAGCGCTGGATCCGGATTCGTTGTCGCCGCGTCAGGCGCTGGAATGGATCTACCGGTTGAAAGCACTGGTGTAA
- the rpoS gene encoding RNA polymerase sigma factor RpoS: protein MSQNTLKVNESHEDAEFDENGAEIFDEKALVGNEPGDSELAEEELMSQGATQRVLDATQLYLGEIGYSPLLTAEEEVFFARRALRGDIPSRRRMIESNLRLVVKIARRYSNRGLALLDLIEEGNLGLIRAVEKFDPERGVRFSTYATWWIRQTIERAIMNQTRTIRLPIHIVKELNVYLRTARELSHKLDHEPSAEEIAEQLDKPVDDVSRMLRLNERITSVDTPLGGDSEKALLDILADEKDNGPEDTTQDDDMKQSIVKWLFELNAKQREVLARRFGLLGYEAATLEDVGREIGLTRERVRQIQVEGLRRLREILQTQGLNIEALFRE from the coding sequence ATGAGCCAGAATACGCTGAAAGTTAACGAGTCACATGAAGATGCGGAATTCGACGAGAACGGAGCTGAGATTTTTGACGAGAAGGCTCTTGTCGGAAACGAACCTGGTGATAGTGAGTTAGCTGAAGAAGAGTTGATGTCGCAGGGTGCGACACAAAGAGTCCTGGATGCGACGCAGCTCTATTTAGGAGAGATCGGATATTCTCCTCTTCTGACGGCCGAGGAAGAAGTTTTCTTTGCTCGCCGTGCATTACGTGGTGACATCCCGTCTCGTCGCCGCATGATTGAGAGTAACTTACGCCTGGTGGTTAAGATTGCCCGTCGTTACAGCAATCGTGGTCTGGCGCTGTTGGATCTGATTGAAGAGGGTAATCTCGGTTTAATTCGCGCGGTTGAGAAGTTTGACCCTGAAAGAGGGGTCCGTTTCTCTACATACGCCACCTGGTGGATTCGTCAGACTATTGAACGGGCGATTATGAATCAAACCCGTACCATTCGTCTGCCGATTCATATCGTTAAAGAACTGAATGTTTATCTGCGTACAGCGCGCGAACTTTCTCACAAGCTGGATCATGAGCCGAGTGCGGAAGAGATTGCTGAACAGCTGGATAAGCCTGTTGATGATGTCAGCCGTATGCTGCGTCTCAATGAACGCATTACATCAGTCGATACCCCGTTAGGGGGTGATTCTGAAAAAGCGCTGCTGGATATCCTGGCCGATGAGAAAGACAACGGTCCGGAAGACACCACGCAAGACGATGATATGAAACAAAGCATCGTTAAATGGCTGTTCGAACTGAACGCCAAGCAGCGTGAAGTACTGGCTCGTCGCTTTGGCCTGTTAGGCTATGAAGCGGCAACGCTCGAAGATGTGGGTCGCGAAATTGGTTTGACCCGTGAGCGTGTACGTCAGATTCAGGTTGAAGGTCTGCGTCGTCTGCGTGAGATTCTGCAGACTCAGGGACTGAATATTGAAGCACTGTTCCGCGAATAA
- the nlpD gene encoding murein hydrolase activator NlpD, with amino-acid sequence MSTGSPVFKFSRIAAVSLVGFWLAGCSNDSTQAPISSVGGDSGISSPSSSGGMLAGRAPASTMGSAQNMGSAESNVQTQNGRIVYNRTYGNIPKGSYSGQTYTVKRGDTLFYIAWITGNDFRDLAQRNNVAEPYSLNVGQTLQVSNGSGSSITGGNAITVADATQGGVPTPPSSTQIKSSTVAQQPVITYSEDSGKSSGGKMLPSSGTTVATTTAPVTAPTVSSTTNSSTPVGSWRWPTDGKIIDNFSASEGGNKGVDIAGSRGQPVVSTASGRVVYAGNALRGYGNLIIIKHNDDYLSAYAHNDTMLVREQQEVKAGQKIATMGSTGTSSVRLHFEIRYKGKSVNPLRYLPQR; translated from the coding sequence ATGAGCACGGGAAGCCCAGTATTTAAATTTAGCCGTATCGCGGCAGTTTCGCTTGTTGGTTTTTGGTTGGCAGGTTGCTCTAACGACTCTACGCAGGCTCCGATTAGCAGCGTTGGCGGTGACTCTGGCATCAGCAGCCCATCTTCCAGCGGCGGTATGCTGGCGGGGCGCGCACCGGCCAGCACCATGGGGTCTGCGCAAAACATGGGTTCCGCGGAAAGCAACGTGCAGACTCAGAATGGTCGTATTGTCTACAACCGGACGTATGGGAACATTCCTAAAGGCAGTTACAGCGGGCAGACCTACACGGTCAAACGCGGCGACACACTGTTCTATATTGCCTGGATTACCGGCAATGATTTCCGTGATTTAGCACAGCGTAACAATGTCGCTGAACCTTATAGCCTCAATGTCGGCCAGACTTTGCAGGTTAGTAATGGCTCAGGTTCTTCAATTACCGGCGGCAATGCGATCACTGTTGCTGATGCAACTCAGGGCGGCGTACCCACGCCACCGAGCTCCACGCAAATTAAATCTTCAACGGTTGCACAACAACCGGTTATTACGTATTCTGAAGATTCTGGTAAATCAAGTGGAGGCAAAATGTTGCCTTCGTCGGGAACAACTGTTGCAACGACAACAGCCCCGGTTACCGCTCCGACAGTCAGTAGCACCACGAATAGCTCAACCCCGGTTGGGAGCTGGCGTTGGCCTACTGATGGTAAGATCATCGATAACTTCTCTGCTTCCGAAGGTGGCAATAAAGGCGTCGATATCGCGGGTTCACGTGGTCAGCCTGTTGTATCAACCGCTTCAGGGCGTGTTGTCTACGCAGGAAATGCCTTACGTGGATACGGTAATCTGATTATCATCAAACATAACGATGATTACCTCAGTGCATATGCGCATAACGACACAATGCTGGTCCGCGAGCAGCAAGAAGTGAAAGCGGGTCAGAAGATTGCGACGATGGGCAGCACCGGTACCAGTTCAGTTAGATTACATTTTGAAATTCGTTACAAGGGGAAATCCGTCAACCCGTTGCGTTATTTACCGCAGCGATAA